The Nitrospirota bacterium genome contains the following window.
CTCAACAGAAGCAGCGTGGCAAATCCGGTAAATCGGCAATGACGGTCTCTGAGTCAATCCCATAAACTGGGAACGTGAAAAACGGTCCTTGTATCTTCCGTTATTAAGTCTCGGTTGTTAGAAGTGTAAGAAGTGAGAGGAGAAAAATGAATCCAAGAATCCTTCTTGTGCTCTCGCTGGTGCCATTTGGTATTCCGCTTATCATTAGCATCGGAGCGGTCGTCGGCATTATTCCGCTTAGTCCTGGAACTAGCCAAGACTTCCGATCATCTCTTCCTGCGCCTTCGCGTTTATACTTAGTGTTGTGATTTGGAAGTGGCGTCCCCCTGACTTTATACTAAGAAGGTTCAAAACATGGCAATGAAGTCCAGTCAGGATACGGATGGAAAATAGGCGAGAAGAAAAGTCGGGGGGGAACGGTGTCAGCAACTGTCTTGAGATTTAGGCATGGTGTGCCCCCACTTCTTGCCAGGGCGTCCGATGTTTCAGCATCGCATTGAGAATCGTCAGCAACTTGCGCATGCAGGCGGTGAGTACCACTTTCTTCGCTTTCCCT
Protein-coding sequences here:
- a CDS encoding IS110 family transposase, whose product is GKAKKVVLTACMRKLLTILNAMLKHRTPWQEVGAHHA